A portion of the Streptomyces platensis genome contains these proteins:
- a CDS encoding TetR family transcriptional regulator has product MPPETLTPERILEATEEVLRRYGPAKATVVDVARALGVSHGSVYRHFRTKAALREAVTARWLDRTSQELSVIVTAEGPAPERLDRWLTALFEAKRHKAGDDPELFATYMTLIGESGGVVERHVTDLESQLTSIIEAGVSQGDFHTPSPATTARAVFDATGRFHDPCYAPEWSRPEITTDFEAVRDLVLRGLRTDA; this is encoded by the coding sequence ATGCCCCCCGAGACGTTGACCCCCGAGCGCATCCTCGAAGCCACCGAGGAGGTGCTGCGCCGCTACGGCCCGGCCAAGGCCACGGTCGTCGATGTGGCACGGGCCCTGGGCGTCAGCCATGGCAGCGTCTACCGCCACTTCCGTACGAAGGCGGCGCTGCGGGAGGCGGTCACGGCACGCTGGCTGGACCGTACGAGCCAGGAACTGTCGGTCATCGTCACGGCGGAAGGACCCGCACCGGAGCGGCTGGACCGCTGGCTCACCGCTCTCTTCGAGGCCAAGCGGCACAAGGCCGGCGACGATCCCGAACTGTTCGCCACCTACATGACGTTGATCGGAGAGAGCGGCGGCGTGGTCGAGCGCCATGTCACCGACCTCGAATCCCAGCTCACCTCCATCATCGAAGCCGGCGTCAGCCAGGGCGACTTCCACACCCCCTCCCCCGCCACCACCGCCCGCGCCGTCTTCGACGCCACCGGCCGCTTCCACGACCCGTGTTACGCCCCCGAGTGGTCCCGCCCCGAGATCACCACCGACTTCGAGGCCGTCCGCGACCTGGTCCTGCGCGGCCTGCGCACGGATGCCTGA